The Kaustia mangrovi genome has a segment encoding these proteins:
- a CDS encoding PstS family phosphate ABC transporter substrate-binding protein — protein sequence MKTKALTLGVVLGAAALFSAGQAMARDTIQIAGSSTVLPFASIVAEEFGAAFPDYPTPVVGSGGSSGGLRQFCEGAGENTIDIANASRRIRAKEVKACNESGVKDIYEIRIGYDGIVFATNADQGDFALKPIQIYKAIASKVPQDGKMVDNPYTKWSDIDSALPDQEINLVIPASNHGTREVFEEKVILPGCEAAGLPEMGEDEMEAACLSFRQERVVEISGDYTETLARLQANPSSVGVFGLSFYDQNRDTLKVATIDGITPSLETIASGDYPVSRPLFFYVKGEHLDAVPGIADYVAFFLSDQMAGSGGRLEEAGLIPAPEEEREKVLKNFEDGVAISASDVQG from the coding sequence GTGAAAACCAAAGCCTTGACGCTCGGCGTCGTGCTTGGCGCTGCGGCGCTGTTCTCCGCGGGCCAGGCCATGGCTCGCGACACCATCCAGATCGCCGGCTCGTCGACGGTCCTGCCGTTCGCCTCGATCGTCGCCGAGGAATTCGGCGCGGCGTTCCCGGACTATCCCACACCGGTCGTCGGCTCAGGCGGGTCGTCGGGCGGCCTGCGCCAGTTCTGCGAGGGCGCCGGCGAGAATACGATCGACATCGCCAATGCCTCGCGCCGGATCCGGGCCAAGGAGGTCAAGGCCTGCAACGAGAGCGGCGTCAAGGACATCTACGAGATCCGCATCGGCTATGATGGCATCGTCTTCGCGACCAATGCCGACCAGGGCGACTTCGCGCTCAAGCCGATCCAGATCTACAAGGCGATCGCCTCCAAGGTGCCGCAGGACGGCAAGATGGTCGACAATCCCTACACCAAGTGGAGCGACATCGATTCCGCCCTGCCGGATCAGGAGATCAATCTCGTCATCCCGGCCTCCAACCACGGCACGCGCGAAGTGTTCGAGGAGAAGGTCATCCTGCCGGGCTGCGAGGCGGCCGGCCTGCCCGAGATGGGCGAGGACGAGATGGAAGCGGCCTGCCTGTCGTTCCGTCAGGAGCGCGTCGTGGAGATCTCCGGCGACTACACCGAGACCCTGGCCCGCCTTCAGGCCAACCCCTCCTCGGTCGGCGTCTTCGGCCTGAGCTTCTACGACCAGAACCGCGACACGCTCAAGGTCGCCACGATCGACGGCATCACGCCGAGCCTGGAGACCATTGCCTCCGGCGATTATCCGGTGTCCCGGCCGCTGTTCTTCTATGTGAAGGGCGAGCATCTTGACGCCGTCCCGGGTATCGCGGATTACGTTGCCTTCTTCCTCTCCGATCAGATGGCGGGCTCCGGCGGCCGTCTGGAAGAGGCTGGCCTGATCCCGGCTCCGGAGGAGGAGCGCGAGAAGGTGCTGAAGAACTTCGAGGACGGCGTGGCGATTTCGGCCAGCGACGTCCAGGGCTAA
- a CDS encoding sigma-70 family RNA polymerase sigma factor, protein MADLLSRVATGRDRDAFAVLFRHFGPRLKSYMLRRGADAETAEELVQEVMLAVWAKADRYVPARGSVAAWIFTIARNRAIDRLRRQPPVRFADIDDHDGAADEPDGEARLMEGEMEMRVRGALDALPDGQRRIMGLAFLDGLTQAEIAARLALPLGTVKSRMRLAYRKLRASLAEYMEDSR, encoded by the coding sequence GACGCCTTCGCGGTCCTGTTCCGCCATTTCGGCCCGAGGCTGAAGAGCTACATGCTGCGCCGGGGCGCCGATGCCGAGACGGCGGAGGAACTGGTTCAGGAGGTCATGCTCGCGGTCTGGGCGAAGGCGGACAGGTATGTGCCGGCGCGCGGCTCCGTCGCCGCATGGATCTTCACCATCGCGCGCAATCGCGCCATCGACCGCCTGCGCCGCCAGCCACCGGTCCGGTTCGCCGATATCGACGACCATGACGGGGCCGCCGACGAGCCCGACGGCGAAGCGCGCCTCATGGAGGGCGAAATGGAGATGCGGGTTCGCGGCGCCCTCGACGCCCTGCCGGACGGTCAGCGCCGGATCATGGGCCTGGCCTTTCTCGACGGGCTGACGCAGGCCGAGATCGCGGCGCGGCTCGCCCTGCCGCTCGGTACCGTGAAGTCGCGCATGCGCCTGGCCTACCGCAAGCTTCGCGCATCGCTCGCAGAGTACATGGAGGACAGCAGGTGA
- the phoR gene encoding phosphate regulon sensor histidine kinase PhoR — protein MATTDQKGPERSGGPWGRIQAWPRAEWAYAALVVALFAMLVAAGLMPAWAAVGAASVLVVLRLVALRFARPPDTGTQVGEADALAERHSTLAQLAATAGGREEASQLLSAVAATLPDPFMVLDAHGIVILCNEHAVSAFEVDPTGQHISAAIRAPAILEAVEQVSETGEAQRVDYERRVPVERRFEAFVAAIPKAPPARGGTLGSPALLLLLRDLTRQHQVERMRADFVANASHELRTPLASVLGFIETLQGAARDDAKARAQFLELMRAQAERMSRLIDDLLSLSRIELNVHLRPTDTVDLGKAVRHVVEFLEPLARERGATLELSLSDGEVFVKGDRDELVQVFQNLIENAIKYAGSGGRIEIFAETSGTARGESTVSLSVRDHGPGIPAEHIPRLTERFYRVNVQDSRSKGGTGLGLAIVKHILNRHRGKLVVKSEVGVGSVFTARLPLAAPDSVAQPEHKAPNNRPKAKINQ, from the coding sequence ATGGCAACGACCGACCAGAAGGGGCCGGAACGGTCCGGCGGACCATGGGGACGCATTCAGGCGTGGCCCCGGGCGGAGTGGGCCTATGCCGCGCTTGTCGTGGCCCTGTTCGCCATGCTGGTCGCCGCCGGTCTCATGCCGGCCTGGGCTGCGGTCGGCGCGGCGAGCGTGCTCGTCGTGCTGCGCCTCGTCGCCTTGCGCTTCGCACGGCCTCCAGACACCGGGACGCAGGTGGGCGAGGCGGACGCGCTCGCGGAACGCCACAGCACCCTGGCCCAGCTCGCCGCCACCGCCGGTGGCCGCGAGGAGGCCTCCCAGCTTCTGAGCGCTGTGGCGGCGACCCTGCCCGATCCCTTCATGGTGCTCGACGCCCACGGCATCGTGATCCTGTGCAACGAGCATGCCGTCTCCGCCTTCGAGGTCGATCCGACGGGCCAGCACATTTCCGCCGCGATCCGCGCGCCCGCCATACTGGAGGCGGTGGAGCAGGTGTCGGAGACCGGCGAGGCCCAGCGTGTCGACTATGAGCGCCGCGTGCCCGTGGAGCGCCGGTTCGAGGCCTTCGTCGCGGCCATCCCCAAGGCGCCGCCCGCACGCGGCGGAACGCTCGGCTCGCCCGCGCTCCTGCTGCTTCTGCGCGATCTCACCCGCCAGCATCAGGTGGAGCGGATGCGCGCCGATTTCGTGGCCAATGCGAGCCATGAGCTCAGAACCCCGCTCGCCTCCGTGCTCGGCTTCATCGAGACGCTGCAGGGCGCGGCCCGGGACGATGCGAAGGCGCGCGCGCAGTTTCTGGAGCTCATGCGCGCGCAGGCGGAGCGCATGTCCCGGCTGATCGACGATCTGCTCTCGCTCAGCCGCATCGAGCTCAATGTGCATCTGCGCCCGACCGACACGGTCGATCTCGGCAAGGCCGTGCGCCATGTGGTGGAGTTCCTGGAACCGCTTGCGCGCGAGCGCGGCGCGACGCTGGAGCTGAGCCTGTCGGACGGGGAGGTCTTCGTGAAGGGAGACCGCGACGAGCTCGTCCAGGTGTTCCAGAACCTCATCGAGAACGCGATCAAATATGCCGGCTCCGGCGGACGCATCGAGATCTTCGCGGAAACCTCCGGAACGGCGCGCGGCGAGAGCACCGTCTCGCTGTCGGTGCGCGACCACGGGCCGGGCATACCGGCAGAGCACATTCCCCGGCTGACGGAGCGGTTCTACAGGGTGAACGTCCAGGACAGCCGGTCCAAGGGCGGCACGGGGCTCGGCCTTGCCATTGTGAAGCACATCCTCAACCGCCATCGCGGCAAGCTTGTCGTGAAGAGCGAGGTCGGGGTCGGCAGCGTGTTTACCGCACGTCTGCCGCTGGCTGCCCCCGACAGTGTTGCACAGCCGGAGCACAAGGCGCCGAACAACCGGCCGAAAGCCAAGATTAATCAATAA
- the pstC gene encoding phosphate ABC transporter permease subunit PstC — MHSLTVIIVLLLLMALAYRVGLTRSRHLASGARQRLHSRPVYHGTLLAIWCTIPALIVLVLWAVFGDELSRFYILAQLPADVAKQPADQLDLVVERIRQIASGFGVADAEAPYESEIAAGLRTFGTVAWLSVVALAAVAGLVATRLAWSRISPELRARNEVERVVGALLAFCSGVAILTTIGIVASLLGEAVRFFTFVSPIDFFFGTVWNPRFSTVGAGGQGDFGLLPLLWGTVLISLIAMLVAGPIGLMAAIYMAEYAPRRVRMTAKPIVEILAGIPTIVYGFFALTIVGPFLADIGASIGLDIRATSAFTAGVVMGIMIIPFISSLSDDIITQVPRAMRDGSLGLGSTHSETIKRVVLPAALPGLVGAFLLAISRAVGETMIVVLAAGNRPVLNANPFEAVSTVTVTIVNQLTGDADFASPQSLVAFALGLTLFAMTLALNVVALYIVRKYREQYE, encoded by the coding sequence GTGCACAGCCTGACCGTGATTATCGTCCTGCTCCTGCTGATGGCCCTCGCCTACAGGGTGGGACTGACCCGCAGCCGGCACCTGGCGTCCGGTGCCCGGCAGAGGCTGCATTCCCGGCCGGTGTATCACGGGACGCTGCTGGCGATCTGGTGCACCATTCCGGCGCTTATCGTCCTCGTTCTGTGGGCCGTCTTCGGCGACGAACTCAGCCGCTTCTACATCCTCGCCCAGCTTCCCGCCGATGTCGCAAAGCAACCCGCCGACCAGCTCGACCTGGTCGTCGAGCGCATCCGCCAGATCGCCTCCGGCTTCGGCGTCGCGGATGCCGAGGCGCCCTATGAGAGCGAGATCGCGGCGGGGCTTCGCACCTTCGGCACGGTCGCGTGGCTGTCGGTGGTCGCGCTCGCCGCCGTCGCCGGGCTCGTCGCGACGCGCCTGGCCTGGTCGCGGATCTCGCCGGAGCTCCGTGCGCGCAACGAGGTGGAGCGCGTCGTGGGCGCGCTGCTTGCATTCTGCTCGGGCGTGGCCATCCTGACGACCATCGGCATCGTCGCCTCCCTGCTCGGCGAGGCGGTCCGCTTCTTCACCTTCGTCAGCCCGATCGACTTCTTCTTCGGTACCGTCTGGAACCCGCGCTTCTCCACCGTCGGCGCCGGCGGGCAGGGCGATTTCGGCCTTCTGCCGCTGCTCTGGGGCACCGTGCTGATCAGCCTCATCGCGATGCTGGTGGCCGGGCCGATCGGCCTCATGGCGGCGATCTACATGGCCGAATACGCGCCGCGCCGCGTGCGCATGACCGCCAAGCCCATCGTGGAGATCCTCGCCGGCATTCCCACCATCGTCTACGGCTTCTTCGCACTGACCATCGTGGGTCCGTTCCTGGCGGATATCGGCGCGTCCATAGGGCTCGACATCCGCGCGACCAGCGCCTTCACCGCAGGCGTGGTCATGGGGATCATGATCATCCCGTTCATCTCCTCGCTGTCCGACGACATCATCACCCAGGTGCCGCGCGCGATGCGCGACGGCTCGCTCGGGCTCGGCAGCACGCATTCCGAGACGATCAAGCGGGTCGTCCTGCCCGCCGCGCTTCCCGGCCTCGTCGGCGCGTTCCTGCTCGCCATCAGCCGGGCCGTCGGCGAGACCATGATCGTCGTGCTCGCCGCCGGCAACCGGCCGGTGCTGAACGCCAATCCGTTCGAGGCGGTCTCCACGGTGACCGTCACCATCGTCAACCAGCTGACCGGCGATGCCGACTTCGCAAGCCCGCAGTCGCTCGTCGCCTTCGCGCTCGGCCTCACGCTGTTCGCCATGACGCTCGCCCTGAACGTCGTGGCCCTCTACATCGTGCGCAAATACAGAGAGCAGTACGAATAG
- the pstB gene encoding phosphate ABC transporter ATP-binding protein PstB: MAARGVNVFYGDTQALYEVGIDIANNEVTSLIGPSGCGKSTFLRCLNRMNDTIEGCRVEGSITLDGENIYDRSLDPVLLRARVGMVFQKPNPFPKSIYDNIAYGPRIHGLASGKAELDEIVKTSLEKAGLLEEVKDRLDQPGTGLSGGQQQRLCIARAIAVKPEVILMDEPCSALDPIATAKVEELIDELRQDFTIVIVTHSMQQAARVSQRTAFFHLGKLVEEGETNQIFTNPQDQRTHDYITGRFG; encoded by the coding sequence ATGGCCGCGCGCGGCGTCAATGTGTTCTACGGCGATACCCAGGCGCTCTACGAGGTCGGGATCGACATCGCCAACAACGAGGTGACGTCCCTGATCGGGCCGTCGGGTTGCGGCAAGTCGACCTTCCTGCGCTGCCTCAACCGGATGAACGACACCATCGAGGGCTGCCGGGTGGAGGGCTCCATCACGCTCGATGGCGAGAACATCTACGACCGCTCGCTCGACCCCGTGCTCCTGCGCGCGCGTGTCGGCATGGTGTTCCAGAAGCCGAACCCGTTCCCGAAGTCGATCTACGACAATATCGCCTACGGGCCGCGCATCCACGGGCTCGCCTCCGGCAAGGCCGAACTCGACGAAATCGTCAAGACGAGCCTGGAGAAGGCGGGTCTTCTGGAGGAGGTGAAGGACCGCCTCGACCAGCCCGGCACGGGCCTGTCGGGCGGCCAGCAGCAGCGCCTGTGCATCGCGCGCGCCATCGCCGTGAAGCCCGAGGTCATCCTCATGGACGAGCCGTGCTCGGCGCTCGATCCCATCGCCACCGCCAAGGTGGAGGAGCTGATCGACGAGCTGCGCCAGGACTTCACCATCGTGATCGTCACCCATTCCATGCAGCAGGCCGCCCGCGTGTCGCAGCGCACCGCCTTCTTCCATCTCGGCAAGCTGGTCGAGGAGGGCGAGACCAACCAGATCTTCACCAACCCGCAGGACCAGCGCACCCACGACTATATTACGGGTCGCTTCGGCTAG
- the argF gene encoding ornithine carbamoyltransferase, with amino-acid sequence MSRPSKHFLDIKDLDGEGLRGLLATSRAMKTKRAGRPRGEADGERLLDGRLLAMIFEKPSTRTRVSFDVAMRQLGGSTLILAAEDMQLGRGETISDTAKVLSRYVDAIMIRANSHRNLTELAEHATVPVINGLTDLSHPCQVMADLLTVEEKKGPIEAQTVAWTGDVSNVANSWIHAAARLGFELRLAFPEELAPDPKLVSWARECNARIHLTHDAQEAVSGADCVVTDTWVSMSVDEPGSRHNLLKPYQVNEALMARAKGDAIFLHCLPAHRGEEVTAEVIDGPRSVIFDEAENRLHIQKGILAWCLGGPM; translated from the coding sequence ATGTCTCGACCGTCTAAGCACTTCCTGGATATCAAGGATCTCGACGGAGAGGGCCTGAGGGGCCTGCTCGCCACGAGCCGCGCCATGAAGACCAAGCGCGCCGGCCGCCCCCGCGGCGAGGCCGACGGCGAGCGCCTGCTCGACGGGCGCCTGCTCGCCATGATCTTCGAGAAGCCGTCGACGCGCACGCGCGTGTCCTTCGACGTCGCCATGCGCCAGCTCGGCGGCTCGACGCTGATCCTGGCGGCGGAGGACATGCAGCTCGGCCGTGGCGAGACGATCTCCGACACCGCGAAGGTGCTGTCGCGCTATGTCGACGCGATCATGATCCGCGCCAACAGCCACCGCAACCTGACGGAGCTGGCCGAGCATGCCACCGTGCCGGTCATCAACGGGCTGACCGACCTGTCCCATCCCTGCCAGGTGATGGCCGACCTGCTCACCGTGGAGGAGAAGAAGGGGCCGATCGAGGCGCAGACGGTGGCCTGGACCGGGGATGTGAGCAATGTCGCCAATTCGTGGATCCACGCCGCGGCCCGCCTCGGCTTCGAGCTCCGGCTCGCCTTCCCCGAGGAGCTCGCGCCCGATCCCAAGCTCGTCTCCTGGGCGCGCGAATGCAATGCGCGCATCCATCTCACGCACGACGCCCAGGAAGCGGTGTCGGGCGCCGACTGCGTGGTGACCGACACCTGGGTCTCCATGAGTGTCGACGAGCCGGGATCGCGCCACAATCTCCTGAAGCCCTATCAGGTGAACGAGGCGCTGATGGCCCGGGCCAAGGGCGACGCGATCTTCCTGCACTGCCTGCCCGCCCATCGCGGCGAGGAGGTGACGGCGGAGGTGATCGACGGCCCGCGCTCGGTGATCTTTGACGAGGCGGAGAACCGTCTCCATATACAGAAGGGTATTCTCGCCTGGTGCCTCGGCGGGCCGATGTAG
- a CDS encoding aspartate aminotransferase family protein has product MIASVLPTYARAPVSFERGEGVRLFTDDGEAYLDMGAGIAVNALGHAHPHLVDALTEQAHKLWHTSNLYGIPGQERLARRLTETTFADTVFFCNSGAEALECAIKMARRYHWSRGEPGRYRVVTFEGAFHGRTLATIAAGGQEKYIEGFGPAVEGFDQVPFADVDAVRAAIGEETAGVLLEPIQGEGGIREVPHAVLRALRALCDELGVLLILDEVQTGVGRTGRLFAHEWAGVTPDIMAIAKAIGGGFPMGACLATETAASGMTAGSHGTTFGGNPLAMAVGNAVLDVVLEDGFLDRVRHMGTLFAQRLARLKDEHPAIVEEVRGQGLMLGLKCKVANTEVAGACLAENLLTVGAGDNVVRLLPPLIIDETEMAEAMDRLDRALSRLDAVHAPAPAIGDD; this is encoded by the coding sequence ATGATCGCGTCCGTCCTGCCGACCTATGCAAGGGCCCCCGTCTCCTTCGAGCGGGGCGAGGGCGTACGCCTGTTCACCGACGACGGCGAGGCCTATCTCGACATGGGAGCCGGTATCGCCGTCAACGCGCTGGGCCACGCCCATCCCCATCTCGTGGACGCGCTCACCGAACAGGCGCACAAGCTCTGGCACACGTCCAATCTCTACGGGATTCCGGGGCAGGAGCGACTGGCGCGACGCCTGACGGAGACGACCTTCGCCGACACGGTCTTCTTCTGCAATTCCGGCGCCGAGGCGCTCGAATGCGCGATCAAGATGGCGCGGCGCTATCACTGGTCGCGCGGCGAGCCCGGGCGCTACCGGGTCGTCACCTTCGAGGGCGCCTTCCACGGACGCACGCTCGCCACCATCGCCGCCGGCGGCCAGGAGAAGTATATCGAGGGCTTCGGCCCGGCCGTGGAGGGGTTCGACCAGGTGCCCTTCGCGGATGTCGATGCGGTGCGCGCCGCCATCGGCGAGGAGACGGCCGGCGTCCTCCTGGAGCCGATCCAGGGCGAGGGCGGCATCCGCGAGGTGCCGCATGCCGTGCTGCGGGCCCTGCGCGCGCTGTGCGACGAGCTCGGCGTGCTCCTGATCCTCGACGAGGTACAGACCGGCGTCGGCCGGACGGGCCGGCTGTTCGCCCATGAATGGGCCGGCGTCACGCCCGACATCATGGCCATCGCCAAGGCCATTGGCGGCGGCTTTCCCATGGGCGCCTGCCTGGCCACGGAGACGGCCGCCTCGGGCATGACGGCGGGATCGCACGGCACGACCTTCGGCGGCAACCCGCTGGCCATGGCGGTCGGCAATGCGGTGCTGGACGTGGTGCTGGAGGACGGCTTTCTGGACCGCGTGCGCCATATGGGCACGCTCTTCGCGCAGCGGCTCGCGCGGCTGAAGGACGAGCACCCCGCCATCGTGGAGGAGGTGCGCGGCCAGGGCCTGATGCTCGGCCTGAAATGCAAGGTGGCGAACACCGAGGTCGCGGGCGCCTGCCTTGCGGAGAACCTTCTGACCGTGGGGGCCGGCGACAATGTCGTGCGTCTCCTGCCGCCCCTCATCATCGACGAGACGGAGATGGCGGAGGCAATGGACCGGCTCGACCGCGCGCTGTCGCGCCTGGACGCCGTCCATGCGCCCGCTCCGGCAATTGGGGATGACTGA
- the phoB gene encoding phosphate regulon transcriptional regulator PhoB yields the protein MTTTSILIVEDEESLQVLLSYNFEAEGFAVRTTASGDEVEMLVEEERPDLIVLDWMLPGLSGIEVCRMLRARPETRDIPIIMLTARGEEQERIRGLATGADDYVVKPFSVPELVARVRSILRRTNPETIADQLTAGDIALDRRTRRVTRSGRDVELSPTEFKLLEHLMRNPGRVYSREQLLNAVWGHDVYIDERTVDVHVGRLRKILNRGRQRDPIRTVRGIGYAFDERFAV from the coding sequence ATGACGACGACGTCGATCCTGATTGTCGAGGACGAGGAATCCCTGCAGGTTCTCCTGTCCTACAACTTCGAGGCGGAAGGCTTCGCTGTCCGCACCACCGCGTCGGGCGATGAGGTGGAGATGCTGGTCGAGGAGGAGCGTCCCGACCTGATCGTGCTCGACTGGATGCTGCCCGGCCTGTCCGGAATCGAGGTCTGCCGCATGCTGCGCGCACGCCCGGAGACCCGCGATATCCCGATCATCATGCTTACCGCCCGCGGCGAGGAGCAGGAGCGGATCCGAGGGCTCGCCACCGGTGCCGACGACTATGTGGTCAAGCCGTTCTCGGTGCCCGAGCTCGTCGCCCGCGTGCGGTCCATTCTCCGGCGCACCAATCCGGAGACCATCGCCGACCAGCTGACCGCGGGCGATATCGCGCTCGACCGGCGCACCCGGCGGGTGACGCGCTCGGGCCGCGATGTCGAGCTCTCGCCGACGGAGTTCAAGCTCCTGGAACATCTCATGCGCAATCCGGGCCGCGTCTACAGCCGCGAGCAGCTCCTGAACGCGGTGTGGGGCCACGACGTCTATATCGACGAGCGCACGGTGGACGTCCATGTGGGGCGGCTGCGCAAGATCCTCAATCGCGGCCGACAGCGCGATCCGATCCGCACGGTGCGCGGCATCGGCTACGCTTTCGACGAGCGTTTCGCGGTCTGA
- the phoU gene encoding phosphate signaling complex protein PhoU, translating into MSEHIVKSYDEEFSALHNKLAHMGGLAEEQLASAIDALDKRDTELAQKIIDNDDKIDELEREIEEKAILMIAKRQPVAVDLREIVVALRLAMDLERIGDLAKNIAKRIFAIAEPRPTRGLAGLGQMGRLALEQLKNVLDAYVQHDADKAMEVWRSDEEIDSLYNAMFRELLTYMMEDPRTIGACTHLLFGAKNIERIGDHTTNIAENVYFLVHGETLDDERPKSDTTSMTHVSYSQD; encoded by the coding sequence GTGAGCGAACATATCGTCAAATCCTATGACGAGGAGTTCTCCGCGCTTCACAACAAGCTCGCCCATATGGGCGGCCTGGCCGAGGAGCAGCTCGCCAGCGCCATAGACGCGCTGGACAAGCGCGATACCGAGCTTGCGCAGAAGATCATCGACAATGACGACAAGATCGATGAGCTGGAGCGCGAGATCGAGGAGAAGGCGATCCTCATGATCGCCAAGCGCCAGCCGGTCGCCGTGGATCTCCGCGAGATCGTGGTGGCGCTGCGGCTCGCCATGGATCTGGAGCGCATCGGCGACCTTGCCAAGAACATCGCCAAGCGCATCTTCGCCATTGCCGAACCGCGTCCGACGCGCGGGCTCGCCGGCCTTGGACAGATGGGCCGGCTGGCTCTGGAGCAGCTCAAGAACGTGCTCGACGCCTATGTCCAGCACGACGCCGACAAGGCGATGGAGGTGTGGCGGTCCGACGAGGAGATCGACTCCCTCTACAACGCCATGTTCCGCGAGCTCCTGACCTACATGATGGAGGATCCGCGCACCATCGGGGCGTGCACCCATCTCCTGTTCGGAGCCAAGAACATCGAGCGCATCGGCGACCACACCACCAATATCGCGGAGAATGTCTATTTCCTCGTCCATGGCGAGACGCTGGACGACGAACGCCCCAAGAGCGATACGACGAGCATGACCCATGTCAGCTACTCGCAGGACTGA
- a CDS encoding GcrA family cell cycle regulator: MTWTDERVEHLKQLWSDGLSASQIASKLGGITRNAVIGKVHRLGLSGRGSPSRTSRPRSRKPRQSAPAAGTATVTQFPTAGATALKPEVQAQAAPQARPAPKPSPVREVAPSGKRVDILHLSERTCRWPIGEPGSEEFCFCGAMPKAGLPYCDHHARIAYQPIQDRRRQKRAVGGGRGAA; this comes from the coding sequence ATGACTTGGACCGACGAACGGGTTGAACATCTCAAGCAGCTTTGGTCGGACGGCCTCAGCGCCAGCCAGATCGCCAGCAAGCTGGGCGGCATCACCCGGAATGCCGTGATCGGAAAGGTTCACCGGCTCGGCCTGTCGGGCCGCGGTTCGCCGTCGAGGACGAGCCGGCCGCGCAGCCGCAAGCCGCGCCAGTCCGCACCGGCGGCGGGCACCGCGACCGTGACCCAGTTCCCGACCGCCGGTGCCACGGCGCTCAAGCCGGAGGTGCAGGCCCAGGCCGCGCCCCAAGCCCGCCCGGCGCCCAAGCCCTCGCCGGTCCGCGAGGTCGCCCCGTCCGGCAAGCGTGTCGACATCCTGCATCTGAGCGAGCGCACCTGCCGCTGGCCGATCGGCGAGCCAGGCTCGGAGGAGTTCTGCTTCTGCGGCGCGATGCCGAAGGCCGGCCTGCCCTATTGCGACCATCATGCCCGCATCGCCTATCAGCCGATCCAGGACCGGCGGCGCCAGAAGCGCGCGGTCGGCGGCGGCCGCGGCGCGGCGTAG
- a CDS encoding ChrR family anti-sigma-E factor gives MRIGHHPEEATVVAYAAGTLDEPLAVAVASHLAWCGACRRVVRVGEAIGGALLDSMEETPLRDDALARAMGRLDAGVGVRTEPSGVDSDGLGLPYPLASRLGAPLDHLRWHRRGRGVAVHALPLSANASGRLLLVRGVAGTRMPAHGHEGAEITVVLRGAYRDAFGRFAMGDVAELGEDAEHAPVVEPGEDCICLVATEGRLRFGNPLLRLLRPLLGV, from the coding sequence GTGAGGATCGGCCACCATCCGGAGGAGGCGACGGTCGTCGCCTATGCGGCCGGCACGCTGGACGAGCCGCTGGCCGTCGCCGTCGCCTCGCATCTCGCCTGGTGCGGCGCGTGCCGTCGCGTGGTGCGCGTGGGCGAGGCCATCGGCGGTGCGCTCCTGGACAGTATGGAGGAGACGCCGCTGCGCGACGACGCGCTCGCCCGCGCGATGGGCAGGCTCGACGCGGGCGTAGGGGTGCGGACGGAGCCGAGCGGCGTCGACAGCGACGGGCTCGGCCTGCCCTATCCGCTCGCCAGCCGTCTCGGCGCGCCGCTCGACCATCTGCGCTGGCACCGCCGCGGCCGGGGGGTCGCGGTGCACGCGCTACCGCTATCCGCCAACGCGTCCGGCCGGCTCCTGCTGGTCAGGGGCGTTGCGGGCACCCGCATGCCGGCCCACGGCCATGAGGGCGCCGAGATCACGGTGGTCCTGCGCGGAGCCTATCGCGACGCCTTCGGCCGGTTCGCCATGGGCGACGTGGCCGAGCTCGGCGAGGATGCCGAGCACGCGCCTGTGGTGGAGCCGGGCGAGGACTGCATCTGCCTCGTTGCGACCGAGGGCCGGCTGCGGTTCGGCAATCCCCTGTTACGCCTCCTGCGCCCGCTTCTCGGCGTCTAG